ccACACATGTCTATGTTAATGGGAAAATCGTTGTTAGAAATTCGAACATGAAAATTTGTCATCAAAATCTGTCACTAGTGTAGGCTAAGGACCCCATAAACTACAAAAACACTTTACATTCCTTGACTGATGACATGTGACTAGAGAGCTAGTAGGTTCACTGTGAGGTCAGGAGAAGCGGCTGATAAATGGTCCCTGTACTTTTAGATCATGTTGAAAGTATGATAGACAATCCACAAATCCTTTTATTTTCAACTTAGGAAGTTGAACCTCAAAATCCCCCCCTTGCCGACCACTAGATGTCTCCTCTCGGTCTGACTTGCTGTCTACTGCCTGTTGCCGAGTATAATCCGTCTCTAGCAGCAGAGGCACAGAGACAGTTTACAGGAAGTGGTGGAAGACATTCTCCAGTCAAACTTCAAAAAAGGCAGAAGCAATGCAAGCTGGTAAACAAAGGAAAATGTCCACCCAACTATAGTACTGTTGTAATCCTATTCTAACTTTTGGTGGACGATGACAGCAAGACCAAGTGTTTCTACAGGTTTTGGGTGAAAGGGCTCtaatgtattgaaaaaaaaagtcTAATAATCTACATAATTTCAGATAGGAAACATTAATATCGAGTTCAAAGTATCCCTGTGAGTCACCCTGTCCTGTTTTACATAAAATTATCCATAATGTGGTCTGTGTCAGAGGATAAGATACACACAAGCAGATCAAGCTAACTTTTAAGAGAATGTGCAACTACGAAAAAATTTGACAGTTCTTGTTCTTATTTTATTCTGCTACTCCCATAAATACGCCCTTttatttttaaatccaccatacggttccagaaATATTGGCCTTTTGATGTAGTGctactttttatgttttttttccaaTGGGGTGTGGCTCGCAGAATTCTTGGGGGAGtgcctttaggctgctctgcatttttACACGATTAGCATTAAATAAAAAGAACCATATTTCAGGAACCTTATTGTAAATCCTTCCTGAGCGCACACACAGACTGGAGTATCGATTTAATGAAAAGCAAAGGTTACCGGTGTgtgtatttccggcccgatggccggaagcgcaatttaaatgccgatatcagagtttgacagctgcatttaactaattaatagccgcgggtggatcacgattccacccgcggctattgtgggcacatgtcagatgttcaaaacagctgacatgtctccggcaagatgtgggctcaccgccggagctcacatcaaagagGAGGATACTGGCATTGGCGTACTAATACGTCCAATGTCAGTAAAGGGTTAAGGGATGCAAACTTTTCGAGCTGtggtcccatcatactgtgtataggggaaatatgggcccatcatactgagtAAAGGGGAGCTGGGGTGGCATTTTACTATGCATAGGGGAGctattggcccattatactgtgtataggggagctgttggcccatcatactgtgcataggggagctgtgcatTGGCAGACTCAGGGGACAATATTACATGCTATGTGAGCACTaaagaagcattattgttatagggccaCTCAGAGTAAAGTGACTGTCAAAGGTGCatatggggcattattactttctaggggcaaaagctGGACACTGTTTTCTatggcacttgcacagggcattaacATTTCCTAGGGGGCAATTTTACCTTCTAAAGGACACAAAGGAGGTATTATTAAGTAGGGACACAGTGAtgagcattattatgtggggcactaGGAGGGCCGCTGTTATTacgtggtcatctgctgagcttCCTCTATACCCCCAATTAGTGTCCGCCACCATAATTATAGTCAGGGTTACCATTTAGGGGCCTAAAAAACCTAAGCTTGTTTTCTAATACAAATATGCAGAAAAGTGTGCTGGACAAATATAGGTAACTGCAGTTACATATACACAACACAtaagaaatattaaaaaaaacttacTTTGCAACTTTGTCACTCCAGCCCTGCTGCTTCCCATACACCGCCACCTCATACTGTAGCTCCTTTGCTAAATCTTTTATTTCTGGTTGTAATTTTTCCACCTAGCTGAAGATAACGCAGAGGTCAGTGTTATTAGGACTTGTAACTAAATATTGCACTCACCATCCCATCTCTATAGACATCCCCTGACAGTGACCCCAGTCCTCACACAAAGAAACATAGGAAGAAACTGTTGAAACTTCTAGATATAGATATCCTACACAGCATATACGGACTATGCATTTTTAGACCAGATTTTAACTCTTATACATAAGACAGACCAAATCTTTTAAGGGATATTCTAAATTCTACTTCCAGATCAATAGGGGGATCGGACGCTGGGACCCCTACTGATTCCAAGAACCAGGGCTCAGAAGAGCAGTGGTTGATCATGCGTACCTTTGCTCCATTCACTTTCATGGGAGTGCCGAAGGTCAGCTATCTCCGGCGGTCCAAATGAGAGCGATTGGAGCGGAAGTGCGGCATAATCTACAACGGCTCCATTTACAAAGGAACATAGAGCCCTGGTTCTCAGGATTGGGGGGTTCCAGCAGTCAGACCCCATCTGACAGATACATAATTCATTCTGTAAAGTGAATGTATATAGAGCCTTTAATGATGGGACACTCTCATTCACTAGATTGCAGAAAGTATGATGCAGTAAAATACGCACCTTGCCTAGGATGTGCATCTGGTATACTGACAGAGGGAGGGTGACAGCCGTCCTCAGAACTATTGTTGTGCACATTATAGTCACCCACCATGGTAGCCCCGTGACTTCCTGAACAGACATTAATATGTTCTCAGCCAAATGAACAGGAGCAGAGTCGGCCATTTTTGCAAATACTCCAGAATCACTGTTCACTTGCCCTGTCGAAGCAGCGGCAATAACACCTGTAGTGGTAATAGTCCTGTGATGGGGTGCAGTAGCCACATATGCGGCACACAAAAGACTTTTGCCATTAACAGAAACACATCTGTGGCTGTGTGGTAAGGTCTGCACTGGATTTTTCAGTCCTTGCTGATGTTTTtggatagtggtgattccaaaggatcgTGCCTGGTGACATCTTTTGGGTAACAATGCATTCAAAGAATGAAGTTCAGTGGTTCTGGTCCAAGTTGTCAGGGTCTTCAAGCATTTAAAAAACATTGCTCTAAGACTAAAGGCAAAAATACACAGTATATAAGATATTTCATTCACACGATTATCCAAATTAAATGTTTATAAGGCAAGACAATTCCTCTTAAAAGGGAACTCTACGTGAAAGGGGTTGTCTGATACTAAAATGACAAAGTGTAGCAAAACTTTAGTGCATTATTTTATATTGTGTAGGCCCTTAAATTTCTGTAGGTCAGTGAAGGATAGAGTCCTGACACACCCACTGATTGCTCAAAAGACAAAGTGCACAGTTCAGAAGGCAGGAGTGCTCACGTCCTGCCTGAGCGTCTACAGAGTGGCATATGGTGTCAATAGCAGGGCTGTGAAGTCagaaagccacagttgcgactccgactcctggattttatcaggttccgactccggctccgactccttcataaatggccaattcgtaacaataaatttactgttgtcaaatattaacaacgtgcttattcagtttctcaccatcatataagtaatcagaccacttagagcaaaaactatatttattagaatacatgatctgttttttaaatgtatctactgtcattgtcacagtaactttgtcactgacaaaatatcttgcaaatgATGGctacaaagttctctgctcctttgtttggctggaagagctgggcactggttcattggtttggatgcagtctttctcatccactgctttcagtacttctggacgaaagcgctgtaaatgtctctttagattagaagctctggtaggagcatttttatctttgcctgaatatgcactgatcttagcttcacagcatttgttttcgtctggatcatttgtcatacactgacagacataatgttttctatcttgagtgatggtgaaatgttcaaatacagctgatttaatgtgacgtttctttgacattctcaggtttttaattctgcatttacaatccaaatgacaaatgtttttcctaaaaacaattgtacaaaattattgccaggtcgtacaactgatatagtggtcagtaatactgttattcctcatgtactcacagttaactgatgcaaagtttgttgaaaggataatacttcttacagtcttcctattctgattagcagctgtgagatgcttggaagacgcacaccaaacatctagtctagaggaggagctttactactaacaatttgcaacacattttcactttcagtttcatacattgtaagtaggggggttggggcagcatgaggttaaccaagtataagattagataagggcagtggagaacagcgacacacaagaagtaaaggccccttcacattaagcgacgctgcagcgataccgacaacgatccggatcgctgcagcgtcgctgtttggtcgctggagagctgtcacacagaccgctctccagcgaccaacgatgccggtaaccagggtaaacatcgggtaactaagcgcagggccgcgcttagtaacccgatgtttaccctggttaccatgctaaaagtaaaaaaaaaacaaacactagatacttacctacagccgtctgtcctccagcgctgcgctctgcttctctgcactcctcctgtactgtctgtgagccggaaagcagagcggtgacgtcaccgctctgctttccggctgaccgacgctcacagccagtacaggagtgcagagcacagcgctggaggacagacagcggtaggtaagtatctagtgtttgtttttttttacttttagcatggtaaccagggtaaacatcgggttactaagcgcggccctgcgcttagttacccgatgtttaccctggttaccagtgaagacatcgctagatcggtgtcacacacgccgatccagcgatgtccacgggagatccagcgacgaaataaagttctggactttgttcagcgaccaacgatctcccagcaggggcctgatcgttggtcgctgtcacacataacgatttcattaacgatatcgttgctacgttacaaatagcaacgatatcgttaacaatatcgttatgtgtgaaggtaccttaggaaatgtctctatctccagcagaactgcttatcactgttgttcatcgtttgatagaacatatatatttgagtaacatttataaaattcatatgaaagttcaattatgaaatattaatacatttttttaaatgaagtcggaacatttctaccgactccgactccaaccaaaactaactccgactccgcaactccgactccacagccctggtcaataGACAGTCTATTGGTCTGTACTCCGCTCTATGAACTCAGGCAGAAGGTGAGAACTTCTGCCTCCCAGGCTCAGCACTTCTAAACAATCAGAAGGGGTCTCCAGCATGTACCTCCATCAAGCTGCAGGGAATTTAAGAGCTTACACAATACAAACTAATACAATCAAGTTTAGTTACACCTTAGCCCTAATATCCCATCCAAGCCTTTTTCGAATTTGcattaatttaaaaaacaaaaacaaagcctTTTGTCGATATCCATCATGGTCAGGAGGCCCTGCTCTCAAAATTGTGCTTGGCATGATGTGACATTCGAATGGAACGCCATCAGCAGTGGAGGGCATCTGAGAGCAGAGCATGACTTGACCAAGATCAATATAGGCAGAAGGGTACATTTAGTTTGAATAAATATAAATTAGGAAATACTGATCTAGTCACAATGGCATGTTAAGGATAACATTTTTAGtatcagacaactcctttaaaacaTAAAACTAAACTAAAAGGAGACATTTACTTTCTTGTGAGTAATGGGAAATTTGAGGTTCCTTAAAGAAGAACAATATCGCAAGCTTCTTTGTGATAATCACAAACAATATTAGGCTTTTTTAGAAAGTCGGAACATTGAAACTTTGTGATCACTGGTCAGTAATCCTGGGCTACAACTAAATGTGGTCATGTAGCTCCAGTTTAAAATACCCCAAGCTCTAAAGCTGAATTATACTCCAAGAAGGCTGAGAAAGGTTATTCTGATGGGCATGAGGTCCACAATGCTGGAGACTCACTAGCGGAGGACAATCATTTTTTTTCCAAGGAAGTGAGTTTACAGTAGGCATGGGTTGCGTATCTGGCTAAATGCATATTGGCAGCAGTAGATCCAGGAGAAACAGCCTGACCCAGCACAAATTTCGTGCACCCTTCCTTGGATTCTCAGAAATGCCCACTGTTGACCAGATCTGCACGATAAAACGATAAACccagaaaaaaaataatacaacaCAGAACAAACTACAGGATAATGATTGCTGGGGTTTAAGCTGATTATTAGAACAGGGGTTGTGAGTCCCCATTTCAGAGATGTTTCAATGGAGCGAGGGGGGGGGAGGGAGTCACACATGCACATGAAACTGACGGAGATAGTTGAACACTGTACTTGGATTTGTCCATCAGTCCTATAGTAGAGTGAAGCAGTGCTGATGTCATAcactgaagagcaaaagggtagcaATGTTTTGAGCTTTTCACTTTCTGACTCAATAACTCACCATCCATTACTGCTTTGAACGTGAGACTACTATCATTTTatggacaatcatcttggctatctcatacataaatttgacttgcaactatttcgcACACTATTAGTTGTTCAAATTttagtcatgtcactgcattgttactgttttgttcctaaaaatctaaattttaatgtTTATTAGTTAGtccgtattttgtaaatccacctgtaGTTATCAACGCTGGCTGAatacttctgggcatgctctcgctcagattcaaacatgtctcgaccaaaatctgatcccaggtctcttctacacattcccaaagttggtgcatactggtcgactcacttgggtacgTATGCAGTTTATTCTTCAATTCTACAAAcaagtgttcaattgggttgagatctggggactgtgggggATAATCCAGCAACTCTACTTCATTGTCACTGAACCAATCTTTCGCTAATCTTGAAGTATGCTTTAGGCCGTTGTCCTGCTATTATACCAATAGTACTCGAGTGTATGAAGTAACTTATCTTGCAGGATACTCACAtaaagctcagcattgagaccaccatggaTCCCAGTCAAGTATCCAACAATTTTGctatgaaacaaccccatatcatcaggtttTCTCAAAAGAACTTGACAGTTTCTTCAATTTTTCTTTCCATTAGCCCCTTTTCCCCTTGTTTCTTCCATACCTATtggcacccatcagagcctagaaTTTCgtctcattgctccaaatcaccgtttccaatcttctactgtccacttttcgtacttttttttttcaaactcaAGCCCACTCTTCTTAATCGATCTCACTTTTACGAAGCagacgagccacctccactgccgtgtttgttgcgtcagaactgatagaccttctgtcatgatccagttctgagattatgttcagctctcttgtctctggactggtcatgtgggagttaatcctctctgcctcactctgaagctggctgagctatttaagtcctctgcagcctgtgggccagtgtcagctatagttcatcctgcactgtttgagctcctgacctggatccctatactagtgttcctctttgcctctgactgactgcacccgtttatgacttgttctgacctttggcctgtaccccgactccgtcttacggctcacgttttggttaccacgtttccggtaggttctgacgtcttgcttgttcccgactattctctgcttgccccttctgtaccgcgttgctatctccgtgtatgaccttggcttgtttcatgtccctttcattacctgtgacacctgtgttgttgttcagtgttgctgcgctgtgtgtgcaacctcctttccttaaccagcaccccctggtggaggttgctctaaactgcactgcagcagcacattacaccttCTGATAAGTcgacttgttgactctgatattttgcctggacgtccttctcttggcttttgaatggaaggatggacttcattttgtattctacCAACTGTCATGACACTCACATGAtgtagtttggcaattttcttggccgagagaccgctatcaatgagctggatgatgcggTTTCTCTTTCTTGGGAAATCTCCTTCATGGCTGTGCCTCGATTTGAACCAGTGACCttttgcttgggaatcaacctaataacacactgatttATTAGGGAACTGAGAAAAGTTTGTCATTTGTGGTATACAGGAAAAGAAACATTTTCCACCACCTGGAGCAAAACAGTATCAATGCAGTGACAAgtgtctgcataactaatcatatgcaaaatagttgtaTGTCAAATGTACGTAAGAGATAGCCAAGAGGATTGTCtataaatgatggtagtctcacattcaaaGCAGTAGTGTAAGGTGAGATATAGAGTctcaaagtcaaaagttcaaatcaTTGCTACCCTTTTGCCCATCAGCGTACATATGTCAGGCATCTGCAGGACAGTCCATCACTCTTATAAAATGTAAATAGAGCAGTGCTGAGGtagcatttaaagcaccactccaatatttttttatattgcacTGCTGCAGTGGTGATTTAAATGTAGTTGACCTGCCCCCTGTCTCaggcgttttcatctgttttcgccACCGCTCTTGATGGTCTCCAGCGAAAAGCGACTAGTGCTTCATGGAGGCGCCAAAGGTCGCtcttcaatacaagtctatgagagccttgttctggctctcatagacttgcattgagagctagaGACATAGCTtctgacttctggccagtcaggAGCTACTGTCACAATATGGTGCGGCAGGACTGGAGAGACGCCGAAAAATGATGAAGATGCTGGGGGGTGAGTATATTACAAGGGgcaggggacttacatttaaagcgcttctccagtgctgaaaaaaaacacaaaacgctggagtggtgttttaacccctttatgacctttgaTGTATCCATATGTCCAAGTCACCTGGTAATTACTGACCTTAGAAGTATTGAAATGTCATGCTGATTTTGCACGCACAAAGGCTGTGCGTGCACGTTcagcgccgggtgtcagctgattttgacagctgacacccggcactcagtGCAGGAGTGGGGCCTGCGCTGCTCTAGGCAATTTAACCTCTACTGCAATCGATATTGACAGCAATGTTTAGCAGGCAAGCAGAGAAAGGGAACCCCCCTTAGCACTCCGATCATCATCGTGAGGGgcagatcgttgccatggtgacctgatgtcatcatgacaacatccgggtcaccatAGCTGCAAACTTGCTTACACCATGCTCAGAGCACACAGAAGAGAAAGAAAGCTGTTTTGCCAGCTCACTCACATGCAGACAGGAATCATTCATTAAAAAAGAGCACGATGTAGCATGATTgtgtgtcagtgcagcgctgaccgtTTATAAGGCAAAGCAAAACTCCTGCTTTACAAGAGAAAAGACTGCAGGAAGTGCAAAAATCAGAACAGAAACCGAAtaatgtcatgtgtccaaaaatggtaccaataaaaacgtcagctcgtcccgcaaaaaaagccctcacatgactgtgctggtcaaaatatggaaagattaaatgtggagatgcaaaaaacaAAAAGTCTTTTATAGTCTGACAaatgtcaaacataaaaacccaatataaatatggtatcgctgtaaaTCGCACCGAcgtgaagaataaagtcgcctaatcacttataccgcacgaggaacagagtaaaaaataaaattaactcTTCAGCTGAAGTTGATTTTTTCCTTCtggctcccaaagatcgcagtagggctcggcacacatttatcctgcgctctgctctgAAAGCTACAACCGGGGCTTCCGtggaaatctctgaaatacgtgattcaggaagattccctatgatgaggcagatggaggcactgaggACGCCGTCTGCCCCATGATCCAGCGGGGTCGCCTTTTTAGGCGGGCATAGAACGTGCtccaccatagttttgtgcacttctgaaaagaaggaaaccGCTGAACAGCGTTAGCTCTGTGGCCTCATTATAGTGCATGGATCCTTTCGGGGTGTTGCTGCAGAGGGCAGTGCCCCCATGGATGCCGCAGTTACCCTGGGAATAAAATGTTCCCCAGAACTATGGGATTAGTTATCAGGGTACAAATTGTGGAGAAATGACTCGTATCCATATAAAACATGCACAAAATAATATAATTGAAAGTAGAAAATCTCCACTGCAAAAATAAAATGACATAATCGTGTGCACATGTGTTCTACCCAGTGCATGGCACAGAGATGAGGAGCTGGCATGCTGGGCAATCACTACTACCCCTGGTGTGTCTCTGCAGCAATCTGACCCTGAGCTCTAGGACTGAGCGGAGCCCTGACCCGCCGCAGAGTATGACACGCCCGTCACTTACTAGAAATACGTCCATTCAATCAGTCCCCCACGTCTGCAGTACCACAATGCAGCCGCCAGAAGGCGCCGTCTAACAGAGTTACCGGGCTGACCTCGCTTGCATCAGTCATGTGCGCTCTGCTCACTCTATGATCACGGGAGGTTCTCAATCCTCGCAGTCATCATTGTGCGACTTCCTGCGCGAGTCAGTGACGTCACCAAAGAGCTTCCTGTGATGGCGGCGCTCACGTTCTCGCTGTGTGAACAGTGGTTTTGTGTTTGTATACGGCGGCTGGCTAATGGCTGCCCGCTCTCTCGCCACTTTAGTGCTGCTGTTACTACGGCCTTATCCAGCAGGAGCCGGGGTGGCGTGTGCCTATAAACACCCTGTGAGGGTGCTGTCTccaccaggcagcgcacagggcattGGTGCGGTAACCAAGACACAGGGGTCTCAATTTTTATATTTATTGCAGATAGGGGAATGTAAAGAAAAATTGGAAATatctgtctattacattactttctTTTCATATATTTTTCTCTTGCCGCCGCTAAAATCATATTAAATTctttgtatataatgtatgttttttTGATGACCGAGGCTAGAAACGGCAATTCAGACTCCTGCAtgctttttttctattttatcttTGCTATTTTTCATCACAAAGTTTGCACactgtgacccccccccccataaGATCTGATCATTTTattatcgatgtgaatacttttctgcccactgatgacaagtattctgggagtgtgcttccgtcatcattgggcagaaaagtattcacatcgatttttctggctaacatggtaccacaatacaatttgttattgtacatcatcttTTTATTATGAATTTCATCTTTCTGCCTGCACAGCAGAGCTGACTGGGTCTCCTAGTATCTAGAAGCTTCTGTTCCATCCCTACACTCTGTAGTCAGGAAACACAAGCCCTGGCTCAGCACTGTGATGAGAAGGTAAACTTGGTGATAAACCATGGAACATATAGTGATCCTCTGTATAAAAATAATCCCCTCCGGGGACgctactgaaggaagaggaggcggcgcgcagaggccatgattgacggcTGCGAGGTATCTGGATTCGGGGGGAAAGATCTgccccgggacgatttcacggtatgaggaacaAATTTCACAAGCgaatattgcagcagtgccagggacccgaactaaaagagccaccttgtcagaatgcagcatcagtgcggcacaaggtggctcttttagttacaaacgcctgtcattagtttcatgctgcccaaaccacgggcAGGGATGAATCAGATCCTGGCTGCGCAACTACAGTCAAGTATGTTTTATTCTGAAATGCTGCAGTTCTTCAGAATAAACATACTTTGCATCGTCTGAGCTGAGTAGTCCGATGAGGTTCCAGATAACTTCTCCCCACCCCGATATCTTTGATCAACAGGTTTCTCTGTGTGTAAACTTATGGAGAGATGTGGTAGGTAGAAGCCACCAGGGATAGCATCCAATTAATAAAATTACAGGCAAAGCAGGGGCGCTAGCTTTGATAGGACACCCGCTGCAAATAATGGGACAATCCCACACTTTTTGTCCCTAAATGATTAATGCAAATTTAGAATATTTGCGCTATGAATCCTAAACTAAGAGGAAAGCCAAGGTAGGAGAATGTGGTCATGAGAGTGCATATATCTGTTTTGCTCTTGTCACAAATCAGATGGCACTGTGTAATCTGCTTGTTTAACCTGAATGAGTAGAAACAAGTACGTGTTGTATAAATTTACCTTATGCGCTGCGAGTTCTTCAAAGCTGCTAGGGTGTCTGGTGTCCACTTCAGGTGTCGTCCTCCCGCTGCATGGAGGCATTTGCTGTAAAATAGTTGTATTTTCGGAGGAGCTGTCCCTGCCGGTGACAGGCGTCCCTCGGTGTCCGTGCGGCGCAAGAGCCGGATACCGCCGAGTTAGCCAGTAAGGAGGACGAGACCGCATGTGGACACCAgacacctaatgtacctaaacagtaaacccccccccccacaagtgaccctatattagaaactagaccccccaaggaacttatctagatgtgttatgagaactttgaacccccaagtg
This region of Ranitomeya imitator isolate aRanImi1 chromosome 1, aRanImi1.pri, whole genome shotgun sequence genomic DNA includes:
- the COX18 gene encoding cytochrome c oxidase assembly protein COX18, mitochondrial isoform X1 produces the protein MFFKCLKTLTTWTRTTELHSLNALLPKRCHQARSFGITTIQKHQQGLKNPVQTLPHSHRCVSVNGKSLLCAAYVATAPHHRTITTTGVIAAASTGQVNSDSGVFAKMADSAPVHLAENILMSVQEVTGLPWWVTIMCTTIVLRTAVTLPLSVYQMHILGKVEKLQPEIKDLAKELQYEVAVYGKQQGWSDKVAKFHFRKNMKRLIKDLYVRDNCHPFKASLIMWIQIPMWICVSLALRNFSFNSSGSNTDELVHTQLQNGGTLWFPDLTMHDSTWILPVLLGSINLLLVEMFSLRTVEMSRFQKYLTNIVRGISILMIPIAASVPSSMALYWVSSSLVGLVHNLLLRSPAVRRLLRIPSTKSDSDTPYKDLLAAFVAKYIQRK